A window of the Trichoderma asperellum chromosome 6, complete sequence genome harbors these coding sequences:
- a CDS encoding uncharacterized protein (BUSCO:EOG092D2GP9), whose translation MTAAIVRRRALIRTTWREAYSQPSIGQVPLRRSLSTFNHFVASNCENAAKVEPKSPLPPLLPNAKPFRLAVKDNIATEEFPTQCASAILGEHASPFEATIVRQLRLRGANVVGKTNMDEFGMGSHSVNSIHGPVRNPLAATGEDVSAGGSSGGSAVAVALDEADIALGTDTGGSVRLPAAYTGITGYKPSYGMLSRFGVVPYANSLDTVGLLARDVEPIRELVFDTGLYQEHDPHDPTSLNVEARQRCSKACPPTLPSLSQLTIGIPVEYNIDELDPSIRAAWVATASVLESQGARVVPVSLPSIKEALCAYYILAPAEASSNLAKYDGVRYGVRGPGGDAAGETLYSEARGAGFGAEVKRRILLGTYSLSSEAMDNYFIQAQKIRRLIQQDFDRVFKLDNPLYEPRQFDLSEMSADTALEDKQGPAQVDFLLSPTAPTYPPKLSDIQKRSSVDVYMNDVLTVPASLAGLPAISVPVKAEQGHQFPAGIQLIAQYWDDRRLLALADKVVKLMAA comes from the exons ATGACGGCGGCAATCGTTCGCCGTAGGGCTCTAATAAGGACGACATGGCGTGAGGCCTACAGCCAGCCATCCATTGGCCAGGTGCCTTTGCGGCGCTCGCTGAGCACGTTCAATCATTTTGTGGCAAGCA ATTGCGAAAATGCAGCCAAGGTTGAGCCAAAGTcaccgctgccgccactgTTACCCAATGCGAAGCCTTTCAGACTTGCTGTGAAGGACAACATCGCCACCGAGGAGTTCCCGACGCAATGCGCCTCGGCTATCCTGGGCGAGCATGCGTCTCCCTTTGAGGCCACCATTGTTCGCCAGCTACGGCTTCGCGGAGCAAATGTTGTTGGTAAGACCAATATGGATGAATTTGGTATGGGGTCGCACTCTGTCAACTCTATCCACGGACCGGTTCGCAACCCCCTAGCAGCAACTGGCGAGGATGTGTCTGCGGGAGGCAGCTCTGGAGGCAGCGCAGTTGCAGTGGCACTTGACGAGGCGGATATTGCGCTTGGTACCGACACGGGTGGCTCAGTCAGGCTTCCAGCAGCTTATACCGGCATCACTGGGTATAAGCCTAGCTATGGCATGCTCTCGAGATTTGGCGTCGTCCCGTATGCAAACTCCTTAGACACCGTCGGCCTGCTTGCACGAGATGTGGAACCGATCCGAGAACTTGTATTCGATACTGGACTATATCAGGAGCATGATCCTCATGATCCCACGTCGTTGAACGTTGAAGCCCGTCAACGCTGTTCAAAGGCTTGTCCTCCAACGCTACCAAGTCTCTCTCAGCTTACTATTGGCATACCAGTCGAATACAACATTGATGAGCTGGACCCTTCCATTCGTGCAGCTTGGGTTGCTACTGCTTCTGTGTTAGAGTCACAGGGCGCTCGTGTAGTTCCTGTATCTCTACCGTCCATAAAGGAAGCTCTTTGCGCATACTATATCCTTGCCCCGGCTGAGGCCTCATCTAACTTGGCCAAATATGACGGAGTACGATACGGTGTTCGCGGTCCCGGAGGAGATGCAGCTGGTGAGACACTCTATTCAGAAGCTCGAGGTGCTGGCTTCGGCGCCGAAGTCAAACGCCGAATTCTTCTGGGAACGTATAGCCTGAGCTCTGAGGCCATGGATAATTACTTTATCCAGGCTCAAAAGATTCGCCGATTGATTCAGCAAGACTTTGACAGAGTTTTCAAGCTGGATAATCCGCTCTACGAACCGAGACAATTTGATCTGAGCGAAATGTCCGCCGATACAGCTCTGGAAGACAAACAAGGTCCCGCTCAGGTGGATTTCTTGCTATCCCCAACTGCCCCAACATACCCACCAAAATTGAGCGACATTCAAAAGCGAAGCAGTGTCGACGTTTATATGAATGATGTCCTCACTGTTCCAGCCAGTCTTGCTGGTCTGCCTGCCATTAGCGTTCCGGTAAAAGCCGAACAAGGCCACCAGTTCCCTGCCGGTATTCAGTTAATTGCGCAATATTGGGATGACAGGAGGCTATTGGCGTTGGCGGATAAGGTGGTGAAGTTGATGGCAGCATGA
- a CDS encoding uncharacterized protein (EggNog:ENOG41~TransMembrane:1 (o12-34i)), whose protein sequence is MRRILLTSGQVSMLATATMIMLCTSALFLSGYAIQQRTLRDLRAAIRPRQSPKAHLPEEFRGALADIEESELIVLETEGQRWSREARSMGPQARVSDAEIQVEETPVEPESESKPELKAEQKEEGQKEAPAAIPDGEPTKKQLEMLEKIQQTVADKSWAVENPDPLSKNKAPISRAQRRKMIKDEILRLSQSDKPVYYQRRLW, encoded by the exons ATGCGTCGTATTCTCCTTACCTCCGGTCAGGTGTCTATGCTGGCCACAGCCACTATGA TCATGCTTTGCACAAGTGCCCTCTTTCTGAGCGGCTACGCAATCCAGCAGCGTACCCTGCGAGACCTGCGAGCAGCTATCCGGCCCCGCCAATCGCCGAAAGCGCATCTGCCCGAAGAATTTAGAGGCGCACTCGCGGATATAGAAGAGAGCGAATTGATCGTTTTGGAAACTGAGGGCCAGAGATGGTCGAGAGAAGCTCGCAGTATGGGGCCTCAGGCTCGGGTGTCGGATGCAGAGATTCAGGTCGAAGAGACGCCGGTAGAGCCTGAGTCTGAGTCTAAGCCTGAGCTAAAGGCAgagcagaaagaggagggaCAGAAAGAGGCTCCCGCAGCCATCCCTGATGGAGAGCCCacaaagaagcagcttgaaaTGCTGGAAAAGATTCAGCAGACTGTGGCTGATAAGTCATGGGCCGTCGAGAACCCGGATCCGCTATCTAAAAACAAGGCTCCGATATCGAGAGCACAGCGCAGAAAGATGATCAAGGATGAGATTTTGAGATTGTCACAGTCCGACAAGCCTGTCTATTACCAGAGGCGACTGTGGTAG
- a CDS encoding uncharacterized protein (TransMembrane:12 (i41-70o90-112i121-139o145-166i178-198o218-239i300-324o336-355i362-384o396-417i429-452o464-480i)) → METTIPPISEPAAVAAAVASANRDEHATTVGQALKRYPSAIFWAIAMSFTIVMVGYDTILMGSLMAYPSFVEKYGTYHPELGVKVISGPWQVGLSTAGSCGGVFGMIINGFVTERFGHRRVTMVALAIMTGLIFIPFFAPNVHVLLAGQCLLGAIWGIFSIMGAMYSSEICPLALRGYMTSFINICWVIGQLIIAGILQGLVNNTTKWAYKIPFAVEWVWPVPLFFLAWLAPDSPWWLVRQGRIEDAAYSLKRLSRGLTDEQICQKVLMMNDTNRLEQKLKADASYWDCLRGANLRRTEIACLSLSSQSLIGQSLAYNATYFFVQAGLSASDAYKMNFGNMGIAFVATCFSWVLMTHFGRRTVLLCGYTFLTLDLLLIGVLSYASNNSAAKWGQSALALVWLAVYSATIGPQTWAVAAEVSSTRLRAKTLSIAGVIYNIVNIVDNTIEPYLINPTEANLKGKTAFVWFGISFLVTLWAIFRIPETRGRTYGELDVLFEKKIPAWRFGTAEVEDDITIIGDDESQVREEDEKRDVVEQQAVATIS, encoded by the exons ATGGAGACAACGATACCGCCGATTTCTGAACCCGCGGCggttgctgccgctgtcgcCAGCGCTAATAGAGATGAGCATGCGACCACGGTCGGCCAAGCGCTGAAGCGGTATCCCAGCGCCATCTTCTGGGCAATTGCAATGTCCTTTACAATTG TCATGGTTGGCTACGACACAATCCTGATGGGCAGCCTCATGGCATACCCCTCATTTGTTGAGAAATACGGCACATATCACCCTGAGCTTGGCGTCAAGGTGATATCAGGGCCGTGGCAAGTTGGCCTCAGTACCGCGGGCTCCTGTGGAGGCGTCTTTGGCATGATTATCAATGGCTTCGTTACCGAGCGGTTCGGCCACCGCAGAGTCACCATGGTTGCTCTCGCCATCATGACGGGATTGATCTTCATACCCTTCTTTGCGCCCAACGTGCACGTCTTACTCGCCGGACAGTGCCTTCTTGGGGCGATTTggggcatcttctccatcatgggAGCAATGTATTCGTCCGAGATATGTCCCCTCGCGCTACGAGGCTACATGACCTCCTTCATCAACATCTGCTGGGTTATCGGCCAGCTGATTATCGCTGGAATTTTGCAAGGACTTGTCAACAACACTACCAAATGGGCTTACAAAATCCCCTTTGCCGTTGAGTGGGTTTGGCCGGTCCCCCTGTTCTTCCTCGCATGGCTGGCCCCTGATTCTCCGTGGTGGCTTGTCCGACAGGGCCGGATTGAGGATGCAGCATACTCTTTGAAGCGGCTTTCTCGAGGTCTTACTGATGAGCAGATTTGCCAAAAGGTCCTCATGATGAACGACACAAACAGGCTCGAGCAGAAGTTGAAAGCCGACGCAAGCTACTGGGACTGTCTCAGGGGCGCCAACTTGAGGCGCACAGAAATCGCATGTTTGTCCCTTTCATCCCAGAGTCTGATTGGGCAATCTTTGGCGTACAATGCCACGTACTTCTTTGTACAAGCTGGCTTGTCAGCCTCCGATGCTTACAAAATGAACTTTGGCAACATGGGCATCGCTTTCGTCGCGACCTGTTTCTCATGGGTGTTGATGACACATTTTGGCCGGCGAACGGTGCTCTTGTGCGGCTACACTTTCCTGACACTTGATCTCCTCCTTATTGGCGTTTTATCCTATGCCTCGAATAACTCGGCGGCGAAATGGGGCCAGTCTGCTTTGGCACTCGTCTGGCTGGCTGTGTATTCGGCCACTATCGGACCGCAGACATGGGCAGTCGCCGCCGAAGTCTCATCGACGAGGTTGCGGGCCAAGACCCTTTCTATTGCCGGTGTCATTTACAACATTGTCAACATTGTCGACAATACGATCGAGCCATATCTTATCAACCCCACGGAAGCGAACTTGAAGGGCAAGACGGCGTTTGTTTGGTTTGGCATTAGCTTCTTGGTGACTTTATGGGCTATTTTCCGCATCCCTGAGACGCGCGGAAGAACGTATGGAGAGCTCGACGTGTTgtttgagaagaagattccTGCGTGGAGATTTGGAACAGCCGAAGTGGAGGATGATATTACCATTATTGGGGACGACGAGTCTCAGGTgagggaagaagatgagaagcgAGATGTGGTAGAGCAGCAGGCGGTGGCCACGATATCATGA